The sequence AATGCTAAGCTCCGTATCATCCTTGCTTACTATAGCCATCCTTCCAGTTCTTCCCATAGACCTGTTCAGATTTTTTTTTCAACCAGTCATTCTCTACCTTGAGTTGACCGATTTGCTTATATAGTTCATCCTTTTCTTCCTGGTGATCTGTTGCTTCAGAATCAGCTTTCTTACCCTGATCAAATACCTGTTCAGAG is a genomic window of Chitinophaga sp. LS1 containing:
- a CDS encoding transposase — encoded protein: MNKGRRKFNAAFKAKVAVEALKEQLTLAELAEKYDLHPTQITEWKKQLLSGSEQVFDQGKKADSEATDHQEEKDELYKQIGQLKVENDWLKKKSEQVYGKNWKDGYSKQG